One genomic segment of Hordeum vulgare subsp. vulgare chromosome 2H, MorexV3_pseudomolecules_assembly, whole genome shotgun sequence includes these proteins:
- the LOC123428022 gene encoding GTP cyclohydrolase 1 encodes MGALEEAHLAAVAACGCDEEEEEDLLVGLGGGEAPVDAMEPAVRALLAGLGEDDRREGLRRTPKRVAKAFRDGTRGYRQKVKDIVLGALFPEVGVDKRTGSAGGTGGQVVVRDIDLYSYCESCLLPFSIQCHVGYVPSGGRVVGLSKLSRVADVFAKRFQNPQRLANEVCGALHASIQPAGVAVAMEGWHIPLPENLKCTKSRALIRTSHSSRSGVFEGENSSFWNDFVALLKLRGIDMDMDSRSASLTWCPLRPHEVPLCNGHGKRITTNGATSPKSLSSPSNMVSAVSSMLQSLGEDPLRKELLGSPQRYVQWLMRFRACNLDVKLNGFTLNSASVYERPGEDATDHRAISSELRLPFCAQCEHHLLPFYGVVHIGYFGSGDGEGIDRSHFQALVHFYGCKLQVQERMTRQIAEAVYSVSHRGAIVVVEANHICMISRGIEKIRSSTATIAVLGQFSTDSSAKASFLQSVLDTANQEV; translated from the exons ATGGGAGCGCTGGAGGAGGCCcacctcgccgccgtcgccgcgtgcgggtgcgacgaggaggaggaggaggatctcCTGGTGGGGCTCggcggcggggaggcgccggtggACGCCATGGAGCCGGCGGTGCGCGCGCTGCTGGCGGGCCTCGGCGAGGACGACCGCCGGGAGGGGCTGCGCAGGACGCCCAAGCGCGTCGCCAAGGCCTTCCGCGACGGCACCCGAG GTTACAGACAGAAAGTAAAAGACATTGTGTTGGGTGCTCTGTTTCCTGAGGTTGGTGTTGACAAAAGGACTGGTTCTGCTGGAGGAACTGGAGGGCAAGTTGTTGTTCGTGATATCGATCTTTATTCATACTGTGAGTCTTGCTTACTTCCGTTCAGCATACAATGTCATGTTGGATATGTGCCCTCCGGTGGAAGGGTTGTTGGGTTAAGCAAGCTTTCAAGAGTAGCTGACGTCTTTGCCAAGAGGTTTCAAAACCCTCAGAGATTAGCTAATGAGGTTTGTGGTGCATTGCATGCTAGCATACAACCTGctggtgttgctgttgctatggAGGGTTGGCACATACCTTTGCCAGAGAACTTGAAATGCACAAAATCGCGAGCTTTGATTAGAACTTCACATTCATCCCGCTCTGGTGTTTTTGAGGGTGAGAACAGCTCTTTTTGGAATGACTTTGTGGCTCTTCTTAAGCTTAGAGGCATAGACATGGATATGGACAGCCGTTCTGCTTCTTTAACTTGGTGCCCCTTAAGGCCTCATGAGGTTCCGCTTTGCAATGGGCATGGCAAGAGGATTACAACCAATGGTGCAACTTCACCAAAATCTCTATCCAGTCCGTCTAATATGGTGTCTGCTGTCAGCTCAATGCTCCAGTCTCTTGGAGAAGACCCCCTCAGGAAAGAACTTCTAGGCAGTCCCCAGCGTTACGTGCAATGGCTGATGAGGTTCAGAGCATGTAATCTCGATGTGAAGCTGAATGGTTTTACGCTTAACAGTGCAAGTGTATATGAGAGACCAGGTGAAGATGCTACTGATCATCGAGCAATTAGTTCTGAGCTGCGTTTGCCATTTTGTGCCCAGTGCGAGCACCACCTGTTGCCGTTCTATGGAGTAGTGCACATTGGTTACTTTGGCAGTGGAGATGGCGAAGGGATTGACCGCTCCCATTTTCAGGCTCTCGTTCATTTCTACGGGTGCAAGCTTCAGGTCCAGGAAAGGATGACAAGACAGATAGCTGAAGCAGTCTATTCCGTCTCACATCGTGGAGCTATAGTTGTCGTGGAAGCCAACCACATCTGCATGATATCAAGGGGAATAGAGAAAATCAGGAGTAGTACAGCAACAATTGCAGTTTTAGGTCAGTTCTCGACCGATTCTTCTGCCAAGGCATCCTTTCTACAGAGCGTGTTAGATACTGCTAATCAGGAAGTATGA